Proteins encoded within one genomic window of Bacillus thuringiensis:
- a CDS encoding ATP-binding protein: MKESFLSYKEEERNAKILLWVLYVMVVSYQVLYAIVLENKSLTDKGHSILWQVICGTAILGVNVYLIKKEKANFVKYACIFAYLGIEIANILSYILYNEAAFDGVNIIEIILIFFVPIFLNKKYFVFVLSTIVAKYVIYLFVLEEVKAFMFLIMYTLVLIVAYIILNRFIQYLSAVKKSIKIASESQKLAVIGKMAATVGHEIKNPLASLKGFTQLQREKHAEDPIYKQMIFEIENMNNMISELMEVATCKPSIYKKYNIGEIALQAVTILREKMNESSVQLISNVEEKTIEVECDERKIRGVFLYVIKNALEAMEQGGTLELRLENKGQDYVILSVIDNGYGIKKENLARVTEAFYTTKQDKIGLGLTVANRLVTEQHLGELHISSERDIGTRIDIILPKQRGNSEIQVGEKLGVTI, encoded by the coding sequence GTGAAAGAAAGTTTTTTATCATATAAAGAAGAAGAAAGGAATGCAAAAATCCTTTTGTGGGTGCTATATGTCATGGTTGTTTCATACCAAGTTTTATATGCAATTGTATTAGAAAATAAATCACTAACGGATAAGGGACATAGCATATTATGGCAAGTTATTTGTGGAACAGCAATACTTGGTGTGAATGTATATTTAATAAAGAAAGAGAAAGCGAATTTCGTTAAATATGCATGTATATTTGCATACTTAGGAATAGAGATTGCTAATATACTTTCGTATATTCTTTATAATGAGGCGGCATTTGATGGGGTAAATATAATAGAAATTATTCTCATCTTCTTTGTACCTATATTTTTAAATAAAAAATATTTTGTGTTTGTACTTTCAACTATTGTAGCGAAATATGTAATTTACTTATTTGTATTAGAGGAAGTAAAAGCGTTTATGTTCCTCATTATGTATACACTCGTATTAATAGTGGCATATATCATTTTAAATCGCTTTATACAATACCTTTCAGCGGTAAAGAAAAGTATTAAGATTGCTAGTGAATCACAAAAATTAGCAGTGATCGGAAAAATGGCAGCGACAGTGGGACATGAAATTAAAAATCCACTTGCTTCATTAAAAGGGTTTACGCAATTACAACGAGAGAAGCATGCAGAGGACCCTATTTACAAACAGATGATTTTTGAAATAGAAAATATGAATAATATGATAAGTGAATTGATGGAAGTTGCTACATGTAAACCTTCTATTTATAAGAAATATAATATAGGTGAAATTGCATTACAAGCAGTAACAATTCTTCGCGAAAAAATGAATGAATCTAGCGTCCAGCTTATTTCTAATGTGGAAGAAAAGACGATAGAAGTTGAATGTGATGAGCGGAAAATAAGAGGAGTCTTTCTATATGTCATAAAAAATGCTCTGGAGGCAATGGAGCAAGGTGGCACATTAGAGTTACGGTTAGAAAATAAAGGACAAGATTATGTAATACTAAGTGTAATCGATAATGGTTACGGTATTAAGAAAGAAAATTTAGCTCGTGTTACAGAAGCCTTTTATACAACGAAACAAGATAAAATTGGCCTGGGACTAACAGTAGCGAATCGGCTTGTTACTGAGCAGCATCTTGGTGAATTACATATTTCAAGTGAAAGAGATATTGGAACCAGAATAGATATCATTCTCCCGAAGCAACGTGGAAATAGTGAAATCCAAGTGGGAGAAAAGCTAGGAGTTACCATATGA
- a CDS encoding alpha/beta fold hydrolase: MFVTVEKDVHIFVQDVNPGPGSKTVFFVHGWPLNHQMYQYQLNVLPQHGFRCIAMDIRGNGQSDKPWTGYTYDRLADDIAIVLEALQVENATLVGFSVGGALSIRYMSRYNGHRISKLVLVDAVSPSFVKNQESPYGVPKEQADTLINQMYANLPKFLNDVSLSFFNRNLGSATLEWFSYLGMQSASYALIKILQAAANEDVTKDLSKINVPTKIFHGIHDQLIPYKSAELTQKRIKNSQLHPLTNSGHGSPIDQADELNEELIKFLRS; encoded by the coding sequence ATGTTTGTTACCGTTGAAAAAGATGTGCATATTTTTGTGCAAGATGTTAATCCTGGTCCCGGTAGTAAAACTGTTTTCTTCGTCCATGGCTGGCCCTTAAATCATCAAATGTACCAATATCAACTCAATGTGTTACCACAGCACGGTTTCCGCTGCATCGCTATGGATATACGCGGAAACGGGCAATCTGATAAACCGTGGACTGGTTACACATACGATCGTTTAGCAGACGATATCGCCATTGTTCTAGAAGCACTTCAAGTAGAAAATGCTACATTAGTTGGTTTCTCAGTAGGTGGTGCTCTTTCTATTCGGTACATGTCTCGCTATAATGGTCATCGTATTTCTAAACTTGTATTAGTCGATGCTGTTTCCCCCTCTTTCGTTAAAAATCAAGAATCTCCCTATGGTGTCCCAAAAGAACAAGCAGATACCCTTATTAATCAAATGTATGCCAATCTGCCTAAATTTTTAAATGATGTATCTTTATCATTTTTTAATAGAAACTTAGGATCTGCTACGTTAGAATGGTTTTCTTATCTCGGTATGCAGTCTGCTTCCTACGCTCTCATCAAAATATTACAAGCAGCCGCAAATGAAGACGTAACAAAAGATTTAAGTAAAATTAACGTCCCAACAAAAATATTCCACGGTATTCACGATCAACTTATCCCTTATAAAAGCGCTGAACTCACACAAAAGCGGATTAAAAACTCTCAGTTACATCCTCTTACAAATAGTGGTCACGGTTCTCCAATCGATCAAGCGGATGAATTAAATGAAGAACTTATAAAATTTTTACGTTCATAA
- a CDS encoding ATP-binding protein yields the protein MNKDDIFKNEEMKALKIFLSLFFIIFFVYDLAYEFIVPLIGGEQEGVGEFEDGLGLWLYFLMVILFCIGVYFMKWKNLFAVKYIILIGYNLLDFIHNFMIYYGSDAEFDGGNIVEGFFILFAPLFVNKRYFWLVPSILVGKYALIGIIIHSSLVLIPMALYSVFTVICWIMFLRFQSYVRTLEMMDKEIQQTEKLATVGKMATVIGYKIKRPLANLEKFVNKQANKYPEDKIYSDIMKQEVERIHTIATELSGFEKSKSLESEIHSIEEIIAYVIRVMGKPALKQGVHIQGIYSKDIPSIICDEKRLKQVFFNLIKNAIEAMSVGGMITIKVTVEDAIIVQVKDEGCGIPKDKIPKLNEAFYTTKETGTGLGLVVTEKIIKDHNGKMSFESEVGVGTTVKVILPIS from the coding sequence ATGAATAAAGACGATATATTTAAAAATGAAGAAATGAAGGCACTGAAAATATTTTTAAGTTTATTTTTCATTATATTTTTTGTATACGATCTTGCCTACGAATTTATTGTACCTTTAATAGGAGGAGAGCAAGAAGGAGTAGGAGAATTTGAAGACGGTTTGGGTTTATGGCTTTATTTTCTGATGGTGATTTTGTTTTGTATTGGAGTATACTTCATGAAATGGAAGAATCTATTTGCAGTGAAATATATTATTCTAATTGGATATAACCTATTAGATTTTATCCATAATTTTATGATTTACTATGGTAGTGATGCTGAGTTTGATGGTGGGAATATAGTAGAAGGATTTTTTATTTTATTTGCCCCACTCTTTGTGAACAAAAGATATTTTTGGCTAGTCCCAAGCATACTTGTTGGAAAATACGCTCTCATAGGAATCATTATTCACTCTTCACTCGTTTTAATCCCGATGGCATTATATAGCGTATTTACTGTCATATGTTGGATTATGTTTTTGAGGTTTCAATCTTACGTTCGTACGCTTGAGATGATGGATAAAGAAATACAACAAACAGAAAAGCTAGCAACTGTTGGAAAAATGGCAACAGTTATTGGTTACAAAATTAAAAGACCTCTAGCGAATTTGGAGAAATTTGTGAATAAGCAAGCAAATAAATATCCAGAGGATAAAATATATAGTGATATTATGAAGCAAGAAGTGGAACGAATTCATACAATTGCTACAGAACTTAGTGGATTTGAGAAATCTAAATCACTAGAATCAGAAATTCATAGTATAGAAGAAATTATCGCTTATGTTATTCGAGTTATGGGGAAGCCTGCTTTAAAGCAAGGAGTTCACATACAAGGTATTTATAGTAAAGACATACCATCGATTATATGCGATGAAAAACGATTAAAACAAGTATTTTTTAATTTAATTAAAAATGCGATTGAGGCAATGTCAGTTGGTGGAATGATTACGATTAAAGTGACTGTAGAAGATGCAATCATTGTTCAAGTTAAGGATGAGGGGTGCGGTATTCCAAAAGATAAAATTCCGAAGCTAAATGAAGCCTTTTACACAACAAAAGAAACGGGAACTGGTTTAGGTTTAGTAGTTACAGAAAAAATTATTAAAGACCACAACGGTAAAATGAGTTTTGAAAGTGAAGTTGGGGTTGGAACGACGGTGAAGGTTATATTACCGATATCATGA
- a CDS encoding LTA synthase family protein, with protein MRDEGVKERGNKLLFNVLTQQRRRDEFYLSFSPQEPRKNLLISIILSGMWAICLETLFFVMLRSFEFEKTKEFFNGKIQLSILIIVLWSVLLYIIHLNKGISHKLRPAIRVYVVLFLIAHTMNWMYILIQEDMNLIVVNTWVYLQYGQYILSLLFIYMVYVFAYNLIGKVFLSTTITSLVLIIFVMVNHFKLIFRGEPFYPSDFTQIGHMNSVIPMVMDYFSFWNMFLMIVSIVLLIFIVMYIRKYIPVIKSHIIIRIILICGSAFMLYAYSNYPTTFMNNIFTKAGVDIRAWNQASNYKGNGFVIGFLSNLDTTVIKEPEEYSKENVQQIAKDIEKQYGDKVKAQKKVEKPNIIYIMSEAFWDPTKLTNLSFSEDPVPNLHRYTENFPGGQTIAPTFGGNTANTEFEALTSYSMSLLMPGSIPYQQAIPSQKEVPSIASELKKQGYYASAIHAFNRSFYKREDVYKTLGFDNFNAEDTMKNTEVVGDNIGDLSMSKEIIDELKKRKQPTFIHAVTMQNHFPYTPNMFGENKIEISGLTEEESKAELEAYTEGVRLSDEALQYLIEQLDELDRPTLLVFFGDHLPMLGTNKSIYKEAGYIENEETVRERLIMSETPLLMYANFDLPNDNLGLVSPIYFSSLVFDYAGLNQSPFYQFLSEMHKEIPVLRDELKVNKDGEEITDLTKEQKEMLEQYKMLQYDLLAGKQYSKDILFK; from the coding sequence ATGCGAGACGAAGGGGTAAAGGAAAGAGGGAATAAATTGCTTTTTAATGTTTTAACACAACAACGAAGAAGAGATGAATTTTATCTTAGTTTTTCTCCTCAGGAGCCGAGGAAGAACCTACTAATTTCTATCATTCTTAGTGGAATGTGGGCGATTTGTTTAGAAACGCTGTTTTTTGTTATGTTAAGGTCTTTCGAATTCGAGAAAACTAAAGAATTTTTTAATGGGAAAATCCAGCTAAGTATACTCATTATTGTTTTGTGGAGTGTACTACTATACATCATTCATTTAAATAAAGGTATCAGTCATAAGCTTAGGCCAGCTATTCGAGTTTATGTTGTATTATTTTTAATTGCTCATACAATGAATTGGATGTATATCCTGATACAGGAGGATATGAATCTTATAGTAGTAAATACATGGGTGTATTTACAATATGGACAGTATATATTAAGCCTATTATTTATTTATATGGTATACGTTTTTGCATATAATTTGATTGGAAAAGTTTTCTTAAGTACAACGATAACTAGCTTAGTTTTAATTATTTTTGTGATGGTGAACCATTTTAAGCTCATTTTTAGAGGGGAGCCATTCTATCCGTCTGATTTTACACAGATTGGCCATATGAATTCCGTTATACCGATGGTTATGGATTATTTCAGTTTTTGGAATATGTTTCTGATGATAGTTAGTATTGTTTTACTTATATTTATAGTTATGTATATAAGAAAATACATTCCAGTTATAAAATCACATATTATTATAAGGATAATTTTAATATGTGGCTCTGCGTTTATGTTGTATGCATATAGTAACTACCCTACTACCTTTATGAATAATATATTTACAAAAGCTGGGGTAGACATCCGCGCATGGAATCAAGCTTCAAATTATAAGGGGAATGGTTTTGTTATAGGATTTTTAAGTAATTTAGATACGACAGTCATAAAAGAGCCAGAGGAATATTCAAAAGAAAATGTACAGCAAATTGCAAAGGATATAGAAAAGCAATATGGCGATAAAGTAAAAGCGCAAAAAAAGGTAGAGAAGCCGAACATTATATATATTATGAGTGAAGCATTTTGGGATCCGACAAAATTAACGAATCTTTCATTTAGCGAAGATCCAGTGCCGAATTTACATCGTTATACAGAGAATTTCCCAGGGGGACAAACGATAGCTCCTACATTTGGAGGGAATACAGCGAATACAGAATTTGAAGCATTAACGAGTTACTCGATGAGCCTTTTAATGCCAGGTTCTATACCGTATCAACAAGCTATTCCAAGTCAGAAAGAAGTTCCATCTATTGCAAGTGAATTGAAAAAGCAAGGGTATTATGCAAGTGCAATTCATGCCTTTAATCGATCGTTTTATAAACGGGAAGATGTATATAAAACATTAGGATTCGATAATTTTAATGCAGAAGACACGATGAAAAATACAGAAGTAGTTGGAGATAATATTGGTGATTTATCTATGAGTAAAGAAATAATAGATGAATTAAAAAAGAGAAAACAACCTACATTTATTCATGCGGTGACGATGCAAAATCATTTTCCATATACACCAAATATGTTTGGTGAAAATAAAATAGAAATTAGTGGATTAACAGAAGAGGAATCGAAAGCGGAATTAGAAGCATATACAGAAGGGGTAAGACTGTCGGATGAAGCGTTGCAATATTTAATAGAGCAGCTAGATGAGTTAGACAGGCCTACTTTATTAGTCTTCTTTGGAGATCATTTACCTATGTTAGGAACTAACAAATCTATTTATAAAGAAGCAGGATATATAGAAAATGAAGAGACGGTGAGAGAAAGATTAATTATGTCAGAAACACCATTGTTAATGTATGCGAATTTCGATTTGCCAAATGACAATTTAGGTTTAGTAAGTCCAATTTATTTTTCTAGTCTTGTTTTTGATTATGCAGGATTAAATCAATCACCATTTTATCAATTTTTATCGGAAATGCATAAAGAAATACCGGTTCTGAGAGATGAGTTAAAGGTTAATAAAGATGGGGAAGAGATAACAGATTTAACAAAAGAACAAAAAGAAATGTTAGAACAATATAAAATGCTCCAATATGATTTACTTGCTGGAAAGCAGTATAGTAAAGATATACTTTTTAAATAG
- a CDS encoding DUF3986 family protein: MEYEYDDSVHLHLDYFGTECDMESIAYKRKDEDVWDVYFNFGAYGLQKDEIETGRFMDEYAGYYVFSVHARDLSWEFGSAQFEEWVLRNQIVEKSLQK, encoded by the coding sequence ATGGAGTACGAATATGATGATAGCGTACATTTACATCTTGATTATTTCGGAACAGAATGTGATATGGAATCGATTGCTTATAAGCGGAAGGATGAAGACGTGTGGGATGTGTATTTTAATTTTGGAGCATATGGTCTTCAGAAAGATGAGATCGAAACAGGTAGATTTATGGACGAATATGCTGGTTATTACGTTTTTTCTGTACATGCTCGTGATCTTAGCTGGGAATTTGGAAGTGCTCAATTTGAAGAGTGGGTTTTGAGAAATCAGATAGTAGAAAAATCGCTGCAAAAATAG
- a CDS encoding ATP synthase subunit I: MISMSLRSFKIQSYYILGILLIGWMLTPFSAHFLGAGIGLIVSMYCVWLLGRRIEKLGDSIVKKTKAPTLGMFNRFAAAILGAIIMYEIEHHMVMWAFAVGIMGGYFLIVVNLGYYSMKDEKELTKS; encoded by the coding sequence ATGATTAGTATGTCATTAAGGTCATTTAAAATTCAATCGTATTATATACTAGGTATTTTGTTAATAGGATGGATGTTAACACCGTTTTCAGCACATTTTTTAGGCGCTGGAATTGGACTTATCGTAAGTATGTATTGCGTTTGGCTTTTAGGGAGACGAATTGAGAAGCTTGGAGATAGTATCGTAAAGAAAACGAAAGCACCGACGCTTGGTATGTTTAATCGTTTTGCTGCGGCTATTTTAGGTGCTATTATTATGTACGAAATTGAGCACCACATGGTGATGTGGGCATTTGCAGTAGGGATTATGGGCGGCTATTTCTTAATTGTTGTTAATTTAGGATACTATAGCATGAAAGATGAAAAAGAATTAACGAAGAGCTAA
- a CDS encoding iron-sulfur cluster biosynthesis family protein, whose amino-acid sequence MYVTVTETAYKKIMDTIPSEAKYIKLFYDNEGCGCVMSGIIDLVAVAEKDERDVDIESSQFSFIADRTKLVFMDDKLTVDWHEGGGTFQLKSPSQFYNPNMKLHVRV is encoded by the coding sequence ATGTACGTTACTGTAACAGAAACAGCATATAAAAAGATTATGGATACGATTCCAAGTGAAGCGAAATATATAAAGTTATTTTACGATAATGAAGGTTGCGGTTGTGTAATGAGCGGCATCATTGATTTAGTAGCTGTAGCAGAAAAAGATGAGCGTGATGTAGATATTGAATCAAGCCAGTTTAGCTTTATCGCAGATCGCACAAAGCTTGTATTTATGGATGATAAGTTAACAGTTGATTGGCATGAAGGTGGAGGAACTTTTCAGTTGAAGAGTCCGAGCCAGTTTTATAATCCAAATATGAAGTTACATGTGCGAGTGTAG
- a CDS encoding ABC transporter substrate-binding protein yields MKKLIAVFCIMLLAVFTFAACSSKKEGTKEQTQNIRVGEVTHSLFYAPLYVGIKKGFFKDEGLNIDLQTTAGGDKTMTALLSGGIDIALVGSETSIYVHQQGAKDPVINFAQLTQTDGTFLVSRKKLDSFNWNDVKGVTFLGQRKGGMPQMVGEYVLKKNGIDPHKDTNLIQNIEFANIANAYASGTGEFVQLFEPTASIFEKEGKGYIVASFGNESGTVPYTSFMAKESFLKKDKAAAEKFTRALYKAQQWVDTHSPEEIAEAVSPLFKDTSKDITVKVIERYKKQHSYATNPLLDAEEWKQLQTIMKEAGELQKEVPHEALVNTKIAESVIKK; encoded by the coding sequence GTGAAAAAATTAATAGCTGTTTTTTGTATCATGTTACTAGCTGTTTTCACATTTGCTGCTTGCAGTAGTAAAAAAGAAGGTACGAAAGAACAAACTCAAAACATTCGGGTCGGCGAAGTTACCCATTCCCTCTTCTATGCCCCGTTATATGTTGGGATTAAAAAAGGATTTTTTAAAGATGAAGGATTAAATATTGATCTACAAACAACAGCTGGCGGAGATAAAACGATGACCGCCCTATTATCTGGCGGCATTGATATTGCTCTCGTTGGTTCTGAAACGTCCATTTACGTTCATCAACAGGGCGCAAAAGACCCTGTCATTAACTTCGCACAGCTTACACAAACAGATGGAACATTTTTAGTTTCGCGTAAAAAATTAGACTCTTTTAATTGGAATGACGTAAAGGGTGTTACGTTTTTAGGACAACGTAAAGGCGGCATGCCGCAAATGGTTGGAGAATACGTTTTAAAGAAAAATGGCATTGATCCTCACAAAGATACAAACTTAATTCAAAACATCGAGTTTGCTAACATTGCAAATGCCTACGCATCTGGTACGGGAGAATTTGTACAGCTCTTTGAACCGACTGCAAGTATATTCGAAAAAGAAGGTAAAGGTTATATCGTTGCTTCGTTCGGAAATGAATCAGGTACTGTTCCTTATACATCGTTCATGGCAAAAGAAAGTTTCTTAAAAAAGGATAAAGCTGCTGCTGAAAAATTCACACGTGCTCTCTATAAAGCGCAGCAATGGGTTGATACTCATAGTCCAGAAGAGATTGCTGAAGCCGTTTCTCCGTTATTTAAAGACACTTCAAAAGACATTACAGTAAAAGTAATCGAACGGTATAAAAAGCAACATTCTTATGCGACAAATCCGCTATTAGATGCTGAAGAATGGAAACAGCTCCAAACGATTATGAAGGAAGCTGGTGAATTACAAAAAGAAGTTCCACATGAAGCGCTCGTCAATACAAAAATTGCCGAAAGCGTTATTAAGAAATAG
- a CDS encoding DMT family transporter, with the protein MRRWGIELLILSVVIIWGINYTIAKYGLLEFTAIEFTALRMISAAPLMLLLTFFIEKSIYMERKDIPRLIIVSVVGIILYQTLFMETVKYTSATNASLLISISPIFTTLFAIFLKQEKFSSRKLIGSMIAFGGAALVLVAGHSLASSFYGNGIGLITSICWGLYPVLAGPLIKKYSALRVTAWSALVGAIPLLLLSGPHVFIMPFHITHGMTLLALLYSIFFVTVFGLVMWYVGVQKIGASHTMVYMYITPLVAVLFAAVWADEYVSFQQIIGGIIIFFGLWFVKSEKVKVHSIAGEPISK; encoded by the coding sequence ATGAGAAGATGGGGAATTGAGTTATTAATTTTAAGTGTTGTTATTATTTGGGGGATTAACTATACGATTGCGAAGTATGGACTTTTAGAATTTACAGCAATTGAGTTTACTGCACTTCGGATGATATCGGCGGCACCGCTTATGTTACTTCTTACATTTTTTATTGAAAAGTCGATTTATATGGAGAGAAAGGATATACCTAGATTAATCATCGTTAGCGTTGTAGGTATTATACTGTATCAAACATTATTTATGGAAACTGTAAAATATACATCCGCTACAAATGCCTCTTTACTCATTTCTATTTCACCTATTTTTACAACGTTATTTGCGATTTTCTTGAAACAAGAAAAATTTTCTTCTCGAAAGTTAATCGGTTCTATGATTGCTTTTGGTGGGGCAGCATTAGTTTTAGTAGCAGGGCATTCACTTGCTAGTTCTTTTTACGGGAATGGAATTGGGCTCATTACATCAATATGCTGGGGGCTTTATCCTGTTTTAGCTGGTCCATTAATTAAAAAATATTCAGCACTACGTGTTACCGCATGGTCAGCATTAGTTGGTGCGATTCCGCTCTTATTGTTAAGTGGACCACACGTATTTATAATGCCATTTCACATTACACATGGAATGACATTACTTGCTTTACTATATTCGATTTTCTTTGTAACGGTATTTGGTTTAGTGATGTGGTATGTTGGTGTTCAAAAAATTGGGGCGTCACATACGATGGTATATATGTATATAACGCCGCTTGTAGCTGTTTTATTTGCAGCTGTATGGGCAGATGAATATGTATCGTTTCAACAAATAATCGGTGGAATTATCATTTTTTTCGGTCTATGGTTTGTGAAATCGGAGAAAGTAAAAGTTCATTCTATTGCGGGGGAACCTATATCAAAATAG